The genomic window GTAACCATCATCACCACCCCTGCAAATTCTCAAAACATCCTTTCTAGAGTCTCTAGAACTCCAGAAATCTCTCTTTCTATAATACCATTTCCTAGAGTTGAAGGACTGCCAGAAGGAGTAGAGAACACTGCTGATATTCCTTCAGTAGATCTGTTCCTTCCGTTTATTGTAGCCACCAAAAAGCTAAAAGAACCCTTTGAGAACATTCTAAGGGATATGTTTAAAGCTGGGTGTCCACCCATTTGCATAATCTCTGACTTCTTTCTAAGCTGGACGATTGACACATGCCGCTCATTTAACATTCCTAGGGTTGTTTCTCATGGTATGGGGGTTCTACCTCAAGTGATATCAAAAGCTGCTTTTTCACATGCTCCACAAATCTTAGCATCACTGCCATCAGATGTCATACAGTTTCCAGAGTTAACAATCCCATTCCAGTTACACCGAGCAGACTTCTTTGACTTCCACCGGTACACTGACCCCAATGATCCACTTTCCAAAGTAGTGATGGAGGCTGGGAAAGCAGATATGGAGAGCTGGGGGGTGGTTGTAAATAGCTTTGAAGAGCTTGAAAGTGAGGATATAGCTGCTTTGGAATCATTCTATGGTAATGATGCCAAAGCATGGTGCGTTGGGCCACTTCTGCTTTGTGATCAAATTGAAGATGATGAAGGTGCCAATGAACCAAAAAAAGAGAACCAAACTTCTTATCCATACATTGAGTGGCTGGACAAACAAGATGGGCCAGATACTGTGCTTTATGTGTCATTCGGCACACAAGCACGCTTGAGTAATATGCAGATGGATGAGATAGCTTTGGGATTGGAGATGGCCATGCACCCATTCATCTGGGTGGTGAAATCCCAAACTTGGTTGGCACCAGAGGGATGGGAGGAAAGGGTGAAAAGGAGGGGCTTGATTATGAGGACATGGGTGGAGCAACGTAGAATACTAGCACACCCAAAAGTGGGAGGGTTCTTGAGCCACTGCGGCTGGAATTCAGTTTTGGAGAGCTTGTCAATGGGGGTGCCAATGTTGGCTTGGCCGATGGGGGCTGAGCAACCATTCAATGCTAAGGTTGCAGAAAGATTGGGAGCTGGGATGAGGATTCTAGAAGTAGTGGGAGAGGGTACTGGAACAATTGGAAGTGAGATTATCTGTGATAAAGTGAAGGAGTTGATGTGTGGAGTGGAGGGGAGGAAGGCTAGAGAGAGGGCACAGGAGTTGAAAAGAATGACGAGGCAAGCGGTGAAGAAAGGTGGATCTTCTGATAGAACTTTGAATGAACTAATTGAGTGTTTGGCTCATAGAAGGACAGACATGTAAAATGAAATCTTTTAAGGCAtgttaaattttatgaaaagaaTAATGTTTGTTTGTCATTTCACACAAGTGATATAGTTATAATGTAAGGTGGCTCATCATCGATACTATATATCAATGTATTCATCCTTTGCGCATCTATCCAAACCAAGAAGTAAATCAAGCACAGATCTTGGAGGGTTCCCAAACAGCCCTAGCAGGCACAAAGAGCTTGTGCAACAATCCCTATGCTACAGGACactgcaagaaaaaaaaaaaaactgtcttACCACTGCCCGAACACAAAATACACCACACATGATTCAGAGCTCATCAAGGCCCCATTAGCTTTAACATGTCATTTGTATTGAAATTTTGTCTTTAGAAGCCAGGCAAAAGCCTTAGGTTCCCAATTGAAACTTGCCATAGGTGAAGGAACTGAAAACACAGAAATACCAAGAGTTAAAAAAGGAACAGGTGTACACGaatatttggaaaagatggcAAAATGTGGACATTCATAAGAGACTGCAACAGCAAGGATTGATCATCACTTTCACAGTCCAATGAGTTGagatggaaattgaaaattccatgatttggatggagaaaaaaaatttagtatttgTGACAAACGATAAAATCTCTTGACCTAGAACAAAGATGAAGATTATGAAATTGAAAGCACAACATTTGATCTATCCACTAGTGCAACTACCTAACCTAGTTTGGCATCCCACCATCAGAAAGTGACCTATAGAAGGTCCTAATTAATGGCCCTATGAAATAGAGTATCAATCTTTATGGAAACCTTAAAGCTGCTTCCCAAgaatgttttatttcttaaggtCACCTTACTAATACTCAATCCTCCTCACCTTTTGGTCCTCACACCTGATTCCAACCTATCAAAAGATCCCTCCTACCTTCCCTGAAAGCAGTTTCCCAGGTCCCTTTGATAGCCAAGTTGTTAACATGACTGCAATTGTGAAAATCCAAACAAAGTGAGGGGATTGAGCTAAACAAGATTGTAACAAGGTAATTCTCTCCCCTAAGGAAATAAATAAGCTCTTCCAATATCTAGCCCTCTAGAAACTCTTTTTAGAACTAGGTCCCAAAACAAAGGGTTCTCCCACCAAAGGGAAGTATTCCTTCCCTTACAGGGCTCATGGAGTAGCTTATTTTGAAAGAGGAAGATGGGGTGAGAATTCTCTACTGGTTCTTGTCCACTTATCGTTGACCATGCCTCCCACTATAGCAGTAGCGCTGGCGACAAAAGCTCTCTCCTTCCTTTCCGGAGTGAGGGACTGAGTCTATGGTTAAAAGAGGGACATATCATCAATTAATGCAATTAGTTAATCTATTAGAAGCAAACATCTATTTATTCCATCCATACGGCTCCAAAGTAGGATGGAACCTGGAATCTGGAACCATTTGTTAGTTATTATCACAAAACTATGACAAGGGCAATTTCAGTCCAACTGCATGTTCTAAACTAAATAGGTGCCCACAACCTTATGGCATGTCAAAAGTGGACTGAATTCATATTATGAGGGTAATACATCAGGTTACCTTATACTAGTCGCTtacaaactaataatttttaattattaataattttttaggaaATAGAGTTGATTTTGTAATTTAGCACTAATGCGTAATGTTCTCACAAATTGTTATAAGGCACTCTTTTCAAGCAAATAATTCAAGAATAACTACTTAGGTGAACTTTGGGGGGAAAAAGCAATATCACAATCTATTATGGGTGTAAGGTGGCTCTTTCAACTTAAATGTGGATGCCTTTCCATATGaaagaactttaaaaaaaaacgaaagaaaaagaacataataatatataatgttaacctttttttaatatatatatatatatataagaaacaaCTATTTCATCTCAATTAATAACAAAGAAGCAAGAAGAATAAGATGTCCTTCCAAGAAGAATAAGACATCTTTCTGCCATATAAAGTGTGacagaaaaggaagaaaagccCCCAAAATGCGTACAACTGAGATAGATACAACTCAAAACCCACTAAGAATAGCTTAGGGAGGCAAAACAATCTTCTCGGAGAGACACCAAAAGCTTAGCTCTTGTGTAGCTAAGAGATTCACCACTTCATTAGCTAAGCAAGGAACCGAAGAAAAGAAACACTTTAATGCTGTGAAGATATAAAAGGTTTAGCAAAACTGCCCATTGGACCTCCATGGGCTCCTTCCACCATACGGTTGAAAGGACCTAAACTTTGGCTTGCACTAGGCCttctaaagaattaaaattttagtctGAATAGCAATCTTTGCTTGCTGGTTTGGAGAAGGCTTTTACCATCGCAATATGATGATCCCCAAGCCCTCCACCAATTCCTAGCTGCCCTTGGTTACCCAAAGAGCATCCATCAAAACCTAGGTTAACACAATCTTTAAAGTGAACAAAACAGTAAGTATTTCCTCATGCATCCTCTTGAACTTGCACACATTAAGTTGTACACAAGCAAAAGAAGGCTCAAAGGACTCCCAAAAAGAGGTTTCACTAATCACTACTCTAAGCCTCCAAGGGCTCTCATACCATATTGTTAGAACATTACTGTTAGTGCAATTATTGGGAACCCCAGATTATTCCATTCTTAGGCCTTGGATTTCATAGGGTGCATGTTATCTATCCCTAGGCTCTCTATATCAAATGCAATGGAAAACAATGGTTATAAAAACCATATTAAAACCTAGATCTAGAGATATAGTTACATACCTGCAATTTGTCTGTTCTTAAATCGAATCTAATTCGAAAAAGATGTCGTGAGTGTCGTAGAACTCGTCTATCCAAAGGTCTTTCACCCGATCTCTCCCTTTGCAGACCTTGGCACAAGAGAAAGTTGAGCTTCTCTTCCTTTCTTGAGTGTGGCTAGAGtttgttctctttttctctttggaaGACGATGGACCAAATGGCAAAAGTCTAAATCTTAAACCCTTGAGGGTTTGACCTCAAattaggcttgggtcacttaatctagctcacTTGGgtcttaattaaataattagtcCCAAtaggctccaattaattaattagcctacaCCACTAATTCAAAAAGACTATTCATAAGATCTAATGCAAATTTTTGCTtttatgcacacttatgaactATAAACCCATATGTGCCACCATGAACAAGAAACTCGTgcagggaccactaggacccatagcaAAATAATGACTCCCTCAGAATCTAATTCTAAGGTTGACTTAACACTCCACTAAagagagtcaactgcactccaatatcctataaAATTACAACAAGCCAAATCTAAGCTTCGTAGACTTGACAAGTCGCTTATAGAATGTCGACTACTAAGTGAAGACTTTGAACTTTCTTTAACAAGgtggttggggggggggggggggtgggggtgtTGTGATCTACCATTCATTGCATACAAACTCTTTGTCCATAACCTAATAGGGTAGTGTTATCAACCCATTAAGATTATCTCTCAAATCCTTAAGTTATAAATCCTCCCATTATGTtatcaactaacatactttaactcaaaaagagcatatgtcaaattccactcaAGGAATTATTGCAATTATAGATTTcataatcacatgtcctttggattaGGGGACAAATTGTCTCAATCCAAAAAGATATCATGATGCTTTTATTAACAGTGACTCAATTtgtagggaatatatgattgctttaaggtctcacccataggtcaaagtctcctattgatttcagcaCAAATtcaatatcctcttaaggttgagagtatatgcaatatagtagcttggtgaatcatgataatctAATAGTTTTATGTCATGATTTACCGTTGGTCCTGTCTATTGTGTAATCATAtactagtgcacttaccatgaGAACCTTATCTTGATGGCCAAGATAAATCATCCCTTAAATTAGGAGatagtgcactatagtctctgcTAGATtccccaaatccatgaactacttatcatcttgtaaggaacccatgacttatatcTTTTGTACAATTCTTAATACATCTAAGTTATGTACGATGTAAGTGATATGGGTTTGAATGGTCAAACCAATATCAATGCATACAATGGATAGATAAGTGGAAGctcaagtctaactttgttgCATTATGTCTttcttttaagggctttatcccaACAACAATAACATAGAAGATAAAGTGCTTCAAAAAAAGAGCACAACCACCACACAAAGCAAAGATAAAGCAAACTCTTGTTGCACAAAAGTATGTGAGGTTTGGCTAGTTATGTTTATATCCATGGATAAGAGAGAATGAATCCACtatattatagaaaaattataGAGGAAAGAGAGTACACACACAATCTTAAGCCCTAAACAACACCAAGTTTGTGAGCTCCTAGTATTTAAATCCTGAACTTGAGCCATGTTCCACCAGGTGTTTCCCATTTTTCATCATATTTCTACCTACCTAGTATAGACTCTATATGTACATTTATATCTCATAAATGGAcatattcatataaaataatagataatcTTATTTACATGAATTCCTATTCAATAAATGACATCTTCATGTTCTAGATTAACAGTAGTCCATGGCATATATCTCATATATAGAGAACTATGAAATGGATTCTTGGCAATTCGGAGCATGAAATGCATGGTAGTTCCTGTACATAAGATTGACCATTTTTTCTAAGGACATGTCCACTACTATGAGATGGAAATGTACATGCAGAGCCGATATCAAGTAGGTAGGGATGTAAGAAAGAGAGGGAGACATTCAATGGAACAAACTTTAATTCATGGGATAGATACTAGGAGCTAGGGAAACTTGGTATTGTTTTAAGGCTCGAGATTTTATTTGTGACCACTTATTGCCTCTATTGGCCTCCACATATCCTAACAAATCCTTGCATTTCCTTCTTACTAAATAGTTGCAATAAAAATAATGGTAGCAATACTCTACAAAACTTTGCATCAAGGAAGTCCCCCAAAACTCTTAAAAGGACTAATTAACATCTACTCCACGCTTGTTTGCAGAATCCAATCAACCACAAATGAATTTAATTAGCCTATGCCGCAAACTCAATGCTAGTGGGCAACATGGAAAGGGATTATCCATTAATTCTCCATCCCTCTTAACACATAACAAATTATTTCTGGTCAAAGGACTTTTAAGGCCTCCTCACCTTAAACAAATCATTGATATCAACCCTTTTTGCATGTAACTCATGCAAATTTAGCTTACAAGGGGTTTTGGATTTAGAAAAGGAACATCATTGGTACAGCTAGAGAAAGCTTTAAGGAATGAAACGAGTGCAAATAAACTTGATGAAGTCAATAACCAAAACCCTCACATCAGGGAAGGTAGGCAATAAATGGGCAAGAGTTAGAATTTATATTAGAAAAGCTAGTTTCTTGGATTCCTGGTTGGACAGGATGCAGAAAAAAATTGAGGCTCCAAGAAGGGGATGAGAAAGAGGAAGCTAAAATAGAAGATAAGTGGGAACCTCTCATCTTCACCACCCTATAGAGATTTGGGCATTGAAGACAAAGGGTAAATCACCACACGACACAGTTtcctaaaaatgaatttttgaaccatTATTCACAAAgaaacacataaaataaaagaaattgaagaaatattgagcaatagccttccaagggcAATGGTGTGGATATGCAAtgataattttgagaaaaaaggaaaaacaatgaCTATGTGTAAGTCATAAGTAAGAATCTTCAAcgctttattattattattttataagtaatGATAGTCTTTCATGCTTGATACAACAAATGTTCACAAGCCACatgtaactattttttttttttttttcatttccaacAATTTTCTAccatgattattattattttaaagtgtCTTAATGGAAATAAAAGCTTCTGGTTCTGCAGTGGAATATGCATTGGAATAATAATGTAAAGGACAGTCTTAGTGTCAAATCTCTGGAGCTGCATGAACTGGGAATTTGTGTAGATTGGAAGAAAGCTGTAACATGTGCATGCTTCAGCTAGACTTGGATTGAACTCCCAACatggagaaaacaaaaatggattGGCAGCTTATAATAAGCTTTGAATCATCTGCACCCCCTACTGCTGACCAACGCCAGTAAATGAGCATATTAGCTTCTTCTGGCTTTAGAAATGGGCAGATAGATTGCAAGAAGACCATGAATTAAACATGCAACTGGTCCCCAGAGATTAGAAATGTACCTACTTACCTGATTATTGAATTCACTATAGACTAACTAATCATTTTTACTGAAACGGTTACTTGATTCTGGTGCCCATTGCTAAATGGTCAAATGAAGATATCACTACCATCATTAGTTGTTcaataaattctaatttctttcttgTCAATCAGTAGGATGGCAATcaatttaaaagagaaaaaaaaggaaagaaaaagaaaaatatttaaaaaagagtTGGTCAAATTCATTTATTGACTGTACTTTACATATCTTTGATCTTTCTGACATGAATGAAGATACTGGATAAGGGCACAACACCCCTCAATAATTTTATGTCCTCATCCATCATAGCCGTGGATAAGATACATTAACCATGCATGTCATGCATCTCAAATGTCACATtaataaactattttatttacaaatacattggtatatttatttgtaaactaCAATCTTTGATCGAGCAAATaacaaaaacttattaaaatattttgtttactaattaagaaattagagaattttaattataaatagagTAACTAAGTcattttatccaaaaatgatTAGATATTTGGAATTATTTGTTGTGGCCAGGCCTACTGTTATTGTGTAGCAGAAAACATCAAGCAGGTTTAAGTAATCAAACCAAATGGTTCAAAGATGACATGTTAATATTACTGAAAGAACAAAGGTTCCATAGCACCATTTACAGGGACTTGGGGAAGAGTATGATAATGATAGGGCAATCTTATTTTTTTGGTCCTTTGACTATAAGTTCTCTTCAAAGTTCTtagattctaaaaaaaaataacattgtcCAATCATTTAATGCAATATTCATACAAAACAATCAGTGAATCTACATATACCAGAAATCTTACCAGTATGAGTTTTATGGTTGAAAAAATAAGCATTATATCACTTTGCTATGTCAGCGTCAGATTTGAgcattgatatttatttaatcatcctGCAATTCAACAATACAAGGTAAGCATTATCTAAATTGGCTTCTACACCCAAATTTTATGGGATTTTTCCAAAGAGACATTGATATTAGCTTCCAAGGCATGTATCTTTTTATGAATGAAAAGTTCAGCAAATATTTGCAAAATGAGTGACCAAAGTAAAAACATAGAAGTGCAGAAGACAGGAAAGTGAACAGCTGAAATTGCCAGGTGAAGTAACTCTTCATGAACAACACTTTTTATAGTAACTAAAGGTTTACAGCAATAACAACAAAATAAGTGACTAAAGCACGCAGAAGTGCAGAAGAGATTAAAGTAAACAGCTGAAATTGGCAGGTGAGTGGTTCCATGAGCCACTCATGCATAGCAACTGAAGCTTTACAACAACAGCAGCAATaattatgatgatgatgaggatggtGGTGTAATGATAAACCAGCTTTGCAGCATCTTGGTGACTTATGTGATTTGCTTCCAAcataatataaatgattttgtGCACCAAAGAATAGGAGCTTGAGCCTTTGCCCATGTGTTGGAAGCACTAAACATGACAAAGAACATAAAGTACTAAACCAAATTTGGAAGACGATCTGAAGATGCTGAGATTtaatcaagaaaatcaaaaccAGATAACATTGGTGATTTGTATTTTAGATAACGGTAAAAGAAAGTAGGGAAGATGACTCTTGAGTTTGTTTTGGTGTTTATGGAAAGagagtaaataatttttaaggctTAGAGTGGTTGGAGCTGAATCAGAAAGACATCTTCCTTCAAATCTCTGTTTGCCTTGTCGGAGCATTTGCTGAAGAAGgaagtttatctttttaaatttcattggTGTGTTAAGGGTGCTCTAGGACTTGGACGATggctttgtttttctcatttttcttctttttgccaTTTCCTTTTGTTTATGGGTGATCCCTGTATACAAGCTATGTTTCAGGGTagctcaaccttttttttttccagttttttCTAATGCCTTGACTTACAAAATAATGTTTGCATATAGTTATGATAGTGGTCCATACAAATACCAAAAGTTGAGGAGGAAAAGGTAAATTAAGAGAATAGGTGTAATTGTTTTCCTAGTTATCACAATAACCAATAAGGCATATAAGTGCATTTGGTTTGCCGGAACCTAAACTaggaaattgaaattatatttttctgaaaaaaaaaattcctggaATCTAATTGATAGGAGATTTCCATTTTCACATTTAGTTAAAATTGGGAATTTGAAACTCCTATGCTATTTCCATTATAGTGTTTGGTGTACATGGGAATTAGTATCAATTTACATAACAATCTTTTGagtaatatttacaaaaattgaatcaagTTGTCTACATTTCTTTCATCTTCATTCCTTAGAAATAGGACCATAAAAACTTCCAAGTCCTCCATGGGTATTAGATTTCCCCAAATTTGAGGGAATCTCATAttgaaagaaattaagaatCCCAAAGTTATATGCACCAAAACACggtaatcttttttttttgataagtaaatttTGGTAAATGAAAGATTCACAATGGTAGACCAAAACACGGTAATCTTGTACTTGGATATAAGCTACTCATTCCCTAGTTAAGAAACCCATGAACCAAATGCATCCTCAAGGCAAAGAATTTCAAGTTCTTATTCCTACAAAACTAGCCAAGCATTTCGATGAGGTTTCATCAAGCATTTGAATTTCCTAATGCTGAAAGGAGTTCTAAACATCAAataggaaaacaattttttggtgaGTACTGTCTCTATATCAGACAACGATTGAAGGATTGTCTTGCCTagcaagaaattaaaaaaaggatGAAGTTATGCAAAAATGTTACAACATATATAGCCATGAGAGATCTCTAAGTATGCACATATAATCTAAAATGAAGATATATTAAGCTGAACACAGAAAATGTCATACACTATGCCTCTATTAGAGAAACAAATAGGAACAAACACTAGTGAGAAAGAATTTTGTACCTTTAACAAGGTACAATTTTATAGACCCAAATTCCAGATCTGATGCCATTACATAGCAGTGACAATTTTTTCCCTAGCTAGACAAATTTGGTTAGCTAGTTTGTCATCAAGAACATGAAGATTGCAAGCTTCTAAGAAGACTTGACCCTTGGTTTAGGGTGCCATTGTGTAACTTTGATCAAATGCATGTCACTGTATTTTCCATGACACAAGTACCAAGAACCTTAATCAGTGGGTCTGATTATATCTCTTTCATAGGAAATAGAAGAAGtgaatggaataaaaaaaaatgccttcACAATCCAAAGACCAACACCTCTCATTCAATGAATATAAGGATATTTGCCTTTTCAAAGGGAAGGACAAGAAATGTCATCAATTTCATGAAACCAAGTTTTTGCCAAGGCTGAATTGTGAGCTGGAGAATTACAAAGAGAAGAAAGGCTAGATATGGGAGAGTCAAATATTATAAAGCTGTCAGAGAAGAGAGtatgacaaataaaaaagattggTAGTCTTATGTGGAATCAATAATCAATCCTTAACAATGAATCTAACATGTCAAGGGAAATTCTGATAGCCTTGGGAGATGGCTTTCCAGAGAAAGGAGTAGAACTCTTCCACCAGAAAATTGGCATATCACCCATCATTCTGCAACCTATATATGCCCTTGATGATATACATCACACAGAatcatttttttgataagtaaagaggccaaagtatattatatataaacaGTAAAATACATCACACAGAATCATGCTCTACATAGAATCACTATAACCACTTACAGAGCTTTATTTGGAACACCCTGGGCCTAACCATGACAAAACAAAGACATCTGGTGCTCCAAAAATTTCAGCCCAAACATTTGACTTA from Vitis vinifera cultivar Pinot Noir 40024 chromosome 9, ASM3070453v1 includes these protein-coding regions:
- the LOC100244909 gene encoding UDP-glycosyltransferase 90A1; amino-acid sequence: MGSASPLHVVVIPYLAQGHTAPLIDLSKLLARRGIKVTIITTPANSQNILSRVSRTPEISLSIIPFPRVEGLPEGVENTADIPSVDLFLPFIVATKKLKEPFENILRDMFKAGCPPICIISDFFLSWTIDTCRSFNIPRVVSHGMGVLPQVISKAAFSHAPQILASLPSDVIQFPELTIPFQLHRADFFDFHRYTDPNDPLSKVVMEAGKADMESWGVVVNSFEELESEDIAALESFYGNDAKAWCVGPLLLCDQIEDDEGANEPKKENQTSYPYIEWLDKQDGPDTVLYVSFGTQARLSNMQMDEIALGLEMAMHPFIWVVKSQTWLAPEGWEERVKRRGLIMRTWVEQRRILAHPKVGGFLSHCGWNSVLESLSMGVPMLAWPMGAEQPFNAKVAERLGAGMRILEVVGEGTGTIGSEIICDKVKELMCGVEGRKARERAQELKRMTRQAVKKGGSSDRTLNELIECLAHRRTDM